The Vibrio tasmaniensis genome includes a region encoding these proteins:
- a CDS encoding glycerol kinase: MPDKISTSALAKQKGIEAKALFSDLKTAGYIVRSQERWVLTERGESFGGEYIEHKKFGVFIVWPEKLLIDLDSFSGKTLTATQLGSAFQLSAKKINLLLSELGWITKEDDGWHVTSTGLKAGGEQREDKTTQNLFVVWHDSLVRNKRLKQSVVEFLGHDAESHSTDVSFSSFRQKFEAKHRTLDGHYVRSKGELIIDNWLYMAGVVHAYERPLPISKEVICDFYLPSGKVYIQFWGTDSAPITEDKRIETRKIYQEHGFSLIELNPEDIPNLDSVLPSLLRQYGIKAY, from the coding sequence ATGCCAGACAAGATTTCCACATCAGCACTAGCCAAACAAAAAGGGATAGAAGCGAAGGCTCTATTCAGTGATTTGAAAACAGCTGGCTATATCGTGCGTTCACAGGAGCGTTGGGTACTCACAGAACGAGGCGAAAGCTTTGGTGGGGAATATATCGAACATAAGAAGTTTGGTGTCTTTATTGTCTGGCCAGAAAAACTACTCATCGACCTAGATTCTTTTTCTGGAAAAACGCTAACGGCAACTCAACTAGGCAGTGCCTTTCAACTTAGCGCAAAAAAAATTAACCTGCTGCTCAGCGAGCTTGGTTGGATAACAAAAGAAGACGACGGCTGGCATGTCACCTCAACAGGCTTAAAAGCAGGCGGTGAGCAAAGGGAAGATAAAACGACTCAAAACCTATTTGTGGTATGGCACGATTCGTTGGTTCGCAATAAACGTTTGAAGCAGTCTGTTGTCGAATTTCTAGGGCATGATGCTGAAAGCCACTCTACCGATGTTTCGTTTTCTAGCTTTCGTCAGAAATTTGAGGCGAAACACCGAACCTTAGATGGGCATTATGTTCGCTCAAAGGGAGAGCTGATCATCGATAACTGGCTTTATATGGCAGGAGTAGTTCATGCTTACGAGCGTCCGCTGCCGATCTCAAAAGAAGTGATCTGCGATTTTTATCTGCCAAGTGGCAAAGTGTACATCCAGTTTTGGGGAACCGATTCTGCGCCAATAACCGAAGACAAGCGTATAGAGACAAGAAAAATATACCAAGAGCACGGTTTTAGCTTGATTGAACTTAACCCTGAAGATATCCCAAACCTCGACAGCGTACTTCCCTCTTTATTACGCCAATATGGAATCAAAGCTTACTAA